The Rosa rugosa chromosome 1, drRosRugo1.1, whole genome shotgun sequence genomic sequence AAATAAAGATGATGCTAGTGGATCAACTGTTTGATACGATGTCTCTGTGAACTCATCTTTTGCCTAATTAAACTAGGGAAAGCATACCTCTTTTGGAAGTTCCCTTAATTGAACCTTCAATGTGCTTAATCTTGGGTCCTAATCaaccttttttcttcttcttttgttcaAATAAGCATATGCTCTTTCTTTGTTGAGTTTACTGCAAAATCCAATGTTATGTACTTGGGTCCTATATCTTTTGGACACAGTAATTTCTAATAGCTGAATCTTGAATATCAAATGCTTAACCTTTGTTTGCTTGATGGAACAGGTCCAACAGCAAATGTCTTGGATGCTGAACTTGTCGAAACTCCAGCTAATAAGGGGTTCAGTCCAATCTTGGAAACAGAGAAGGACAAGTCTACTCTCAGCATTGTAGTTGTAGGGGCTTCTGGGGATCTTGCTAGAAAGAAGATCTTCCCAGCTCTTTTTGCTCTTTTTTACGATGATCATCTACCTCAGGTCCCATTCTACTTTCACATTTTACTTTCTATCTTCAAATCATACTAGTCTTGCTGAATTAGACTTTGGTACTATTGATTGTTTTATAATTGAAAACCTTCTATTTCTAATATTCAGAATTTTACAATTTATGGCTATGCTCGGAGTGTGATGACTGATATGGAGCTAAGGAATGTAATTAGCAGAACCTTAACATGCAGAATAGATAAGAGGTCGTCCACTTTTTGTCTCTATGACTTTCCTTTGTGTGATTTCCAATCGTCCCCTCTATTCTGTCTTGTATTTTGGTGCTTATCAACATATTGTATATAGGGAAAATTGTGAGGAAAAGATGAATCAATTCTTAAAGAGATGCTTTTACCATTCGGGTCAGTATAGCTCGGAGGAGCACTTTTTAGAGTTGGACAGCAAGCTGAGGGAGAAAGAGGTACGGCAAACTCCTGCACCTTACGTTAAATGACAAAATAAATAGAATTTAGAGACTGCTGTTTGAATATTAATGCTACAAATTCGGGTCATGTCTAAAGTTTGAACTAAACGAAGTACCCTAAAGTCAATTATGATATATAGAAACTGCATAAGTGCATTTTCCTTTGAAGTTTATGTCTTAATCACTTAATGAAAAGCTTCTTTCAGGTTGGAAGACTATCAAACAGGCTGTTTTACTTGGCAATACCCCCAGATGTGTTTGTGGACGCAACTAGATGTGCTAAACATCGTGCTTCTTCAGAAAATGGATGGACTCGTGTCATTGTTGAAAAGCCATTTGGTCGTGATACAGAGTCATCCAGAGAGCTGACCAGAACTTTAAAACAATATCTAACCGAGGATCAAATATTCAGGTACATTTTTCTGCATTTCAGCTCTATGACAGAACTTATAACATGAGCTCACCTGCGGAGCATTGCTGACAGTGATTTTATTATGTGGACAGAATTGACCATCAGTTGGGTGAGGAACTGGTGGAGAATCTCTTGGTACTTCGTTTCTCAAACCTGGTTTTCGAGCCTTTGTGGTCCAGGAACTACATCCGCAGTGTACAGCTGATTTTTTCTGAAGACTTTGGGGTAGAAGGGAGAGGCAGGTTAGTTACTTACTTTAAGATATTCCCAACTGCCGATAGTCTTGTCAAATCCTGTCTTTCTATCATTAAGAACGTTGCCTAACTGTGCTAACATTTATATAGATACTTTGAAAATTATGGTATCATCCGGGATATAATGCAAAACCATCTCCTCCAAATATTGTCACTGTTTGCAATGGACACACCTGTCAGCTTAGATGCTGAAGATATACGGAATGAAAAGGTATCATGCACATTTCATTTCAAACTCTACTGTTAATTATATTACCCTATGTTATATGGTGgtgactgttttttttttattgcttaTCAGGTTAAGGTTCTACGTTCCATTAAACCTGTTGAACTCAAAGATGTCGTTGTGGGTCAATATAAGCGCCATTGCGAGGGGAATCTTTGCTATCCTGCTTATACTGATGATCCAACTGTTTCAAATGATAGCCTCACACCAACTTTTGCAGCCGCTACTATGTTTATTAATAATTCACGATGGGACGGAGTTCCAATCATGCTGATAGCTGGCAAGGCTCTTCAGTCAAAACGGTTGGTGTACTTTCTTGGTGTGCGTTTTGCTGTGGGAATTGAAGAATAAACTGACCAATGTATAATGTTTTTCGAATGATAATGCAGAGCGGAAATCAGAGTTCAATTCAGACATGTCCCGGGAAACTTGTATAATCGGAACTCTGGAACTGACTTGGATAAGGCTACAAATGAGCTCGTGCTTCGTATACAACCTGAGGAAGCTGTCTATTTGAAGGTTAACAACAAGGTTCCTGGACTTGGAATGAGGCTGGACCGTAGTGACCTTAATTTGCTGTATAAATCAAGGTAAGAAATTGATCATACAGACATAGTAGTATGGTACCCTTTTTTTTGTTCTCATATAATTGTGAGACTGCATATGttaatcttgaatcttgaaacaACTCTGTCCACCATTAATAGACTGTAACTTAACTGGGGTATTTATGAAGGTATCCAAGAGAGTTCCCAGATGCATATGAGAGGCTTCTTTTAGATGCAATGAAAGGAGAGCGACGATCATTTATTAGAAGCGATGAGCTTGAAGCAGCTTGGGCAGTATTCACTCCATTGTTGAAGGAATTGGAAGAGAAGAAGGTTGTGCCAGAGCTATACAGCTATGGTAGCAGTGGACCTGTGGGAGTGCATTATCTTGCTGCAGAGCACAATGTTCGATTGGGAGATTTTGGTTACGGAGATTGAACGAATGAGGAGTGCTAAATATACTGTGTAGTAGGGATTTGATTGACATGGAGAGACTAATCCATTGTCAGCTGTAAGCTAttggtttctttcttctttacaTCTCAAATCTAAATCTGTTGCTTGTATTCTTTTCCACAACATATGTATGAGGTTCAGTCAAATACTGATGTACAAAATCAAATTCAGATGTTTGTAACTATGGATGCTACAATTGTCAATATATGGCGGTTTGCAGAAGAGGTTtacccttttttattttcttatatgaGATTACTTTTGAGTCTTTGACGATCAGTGGTTTCCGGGAGAAGTTTAGATCATTCATAAAATACAATATTTATTTACGTCACACAAAATACATTGGGagtctattttttctttttcttttttttggaacTTTAGTATAGtacactttttcttttttcttttctttttgataaCTTAGTACATTGACATTATACAAATCATGAACAGCCCCAAAAACTATAAGAAGACATTCAATTTGAATAAAACACTCACCTTCCATTTTTTCAATATTATTGTCTGCagcaaatgaaaaaaagaattcaaatcTCCCACCAGAAAATTCAACCCTCTCTAATAATCACATAAGCAAAACCCCAATGCACAAACTAAAACCAGCCACAACCAATCTCCCGCCCTTCATCAATCCACTCACTCCATTATCATCCACCTTGGCATCCGCCGAATCATCCTCCGACGGCGCGTCAGCATCGTCCTCTGACGGCGCGTCAGCATTGTCATCCGACGGCGCGTCGGCCTCCTTGGGAGCCGGAGCCGCCTTAGTCTTTACCACCTTAAACAGCTCCTTTGGCTGCAAAACTTTGTTCACCTTGTAGATCACTAAAGGATCCTGATCCAGCACGGTTCCGGTGATCTTCGCCGTCACGACCTTGGTCTCCAAGCTCACCTCCTCGCCGTCGTTTTGCACCGTGAAGTCGTACTTGTTGGCCTTGTCTGTGGCCAGAGTGTTGATGACTCCGTTGCTGGACTTCAACATCTGGAGGGACTGGTACACGGGGATGCCGTGGTACAAAACCAACGCCAGCTTTTGCGGTGTCGTTAGGTTTTTGTACTTGGGGGCGAAGGCAGAGATGACGGCGTCGGTGGGGCAGAAGACTGTCAGGCCTCCGTCGACGTTTGTCTGGAAAGTGGCGGCGGCACCGGTTGCGATCAGCATGTCGGAGAAGGCTTTGCAGCCTTGCTTGGCTAGGATGGAGGTTAGGTTCACGTCGCTTGGACCGGCAGTTGGCGCCTCTGCTTCAGCTGAAGTTAGGACCTGAAGAAGGTATTCGTTTTACACATGGTGAATTTGAGGTACacaaaactctttttttttttctttctttttttgtgcGGACACTGTAAAATTATATATGTGCGCTTTCGATAGATTAAAGCATGAAATGTAGATCGAATCAATTTTAATAGCAAGTAATTAGAAATTATTATTGCATGAAGTTAATTTATTACGAGCGTGAAGTCGATTAATATTTTTGTGTCGTTAATTTAATACACTGTAAATGCGACCGTCATAAGACATTAGGCAAAGTGTTTTGCAACGTATAATCAGGTGTCGGTGGACCAATTTTATTAATACGGTAATACCTACTTATGAAAAAGAACTACCACATCTCAATGATTTTTGAGTAACTCTAATAATTTAAGTGGTTGAATATTATTTTATTCATCAATTAGCTGTACTTTTGTCTAGTGGCCAAATTGAATTTAGAATTTTAAATTTCTTGAGATCAAACAAGAATCAAATTGTCAGAACATAACAAGAAAATTAAGTTCAGAAGTTGTAGCTGTTAATTTTACAGTTGGATAAGGTTCTAAATTGGTGGAGAAAATGTTCCAAATTGAGCAATGATGCCCAAAAATGATGCTCTAattatgtgtatatatgtaccTGACTGATTTGGAGCACAGAGATATTGTATGGGATCTCCTGCACAGACTTCTGGTAGAAGGAGTTGAGCTTCCCATTGTTATCTTCAGTACCGAACCCAACTTTACCAcccttgaggttggtgatgtTCACGTACCCGGTGGTCCCGTCCGCCGTGCCGGTGGACTGGAACATGCTGGCGGTCAAGGTGGAGCCGCCGGTGAGCTGGTGGAGCTTCTTGGCACCGAAGTAATCCACGAGGACGTGGAGGGAGAGCACATTCTTGAGGGTTGGAATGGATAGGTGCTTGGCGAGGATGGCGGACATGGCGGCATTGTCGATGGCGAGGACGGTGATGGTCTGGCGGCGGTTGATCTCGGCGGCGAGGTGGGTGACGGTAAGGTAGTGGTTGAAAGTGGAGAGCTCGGGGTGCTTGGCGAGAATGCGGGTGATGTTGTGTGCTTGGGAGGTggaggagaggaggaggaggaggatgacggagagggagagagcTAGGGTGGAGGTGAGGGGCCGTGGTGGTGCCATTTTTGGAAATCTAGGGGTGATGGCAAGGGGGGAAGGAATAGAAAGAGGAAAGAGAGGTGAGGCTTTATGTGATTAGTGATGAGTGGTAGTGGTGCTTCACAAGTATATGTTCCCTCAAATTTTATGACAGCTTGGTTTAGGTAGGGATGAGGGTATATAATATAGTGATGGGTCCTTGGGATAATGGAGGCATACAGTTGTGAATTTAGGGAGTATCTTTGTGCACCACATTTTGTTCTTACTTTGGCAAAGATCTAAAGTCACCTGCTAATTAAGAGGAATTTTAGCAATATTAACtatattttagtcaaattttagctagaTTAAcctaaaaaaattattttggctagGCATTTTTAAAGTACGTCTGCATCAGTTATATCTATTTTAAcatttttgaatttatattattttttaaataaatattaaagagtttaaatgtatttataaatcacataaaataacttaaaatgtatgttttaaattatagcaAATCATACATAAGCCCTTGACAAAAGATAAATTCACAATAAGTTGATTTAGAGTTTATAAGGACAAAATTTTACACATAAAGACAAATTGTTATTTTGTTGTCATGTGTCAATAAGACATTTACAATTCTAACATTCATGCATGGATAACTAAATATTAATTCTTTAATTCAATCTCTTTTATATTcaaatcctgctactacactcgctgcactcatactcgtccagttctgctactacacttgtactcgtgttctactactgcacttgtcatcgtctaatcctgctactgcactcgctgcactgatactcgtccaattctgctactacactagtactcgtgttctgctactgcactcgtcatcgtctaatcctactactgcactcgtccaatcctgctactgcactcgctgcactcatactcatccagttctgctactacacttgtactcgtattctgctactgcactcgtcatcatcTAATCCTTCTATTGCACTCGCTACACTCATACTCGTCTAGTTCTGCTATTGTACTCGTACTGATcttgttctgctactgcactcgtagtcgtctagttctgctactgcattcGTACGTActcgtctagttctgctactgcactcgtactcctctagttctgctactgcacccATACTCCTAcagttctgctactgcttgAAGATGAAGACAATAGTGAAGGTTAGTTATGCacttctgctactgcactcgtacttctccagttctactactgcactcgtACTCCTCCGGTTCTATTACTGCTTTAGAATAGTAGCTGTAGCAGAACTGATAGAAGTTACTACCAGCTCCACCGTTAAACTCAAACGAGTCGTAACTCAGACCCTGGTCATCAAACCGCCACAACTCACAGATTCCAAATGAGTCAAACTGTGAATCTAGGAAATTTATTTGTTGAGCTAAGTTGAAATCGTTGGCGAATTAATTTACGATCTCATTATTTCTTaagtgctcgagaatatttttgaaatttttgacaagttgaaattcttgatttaagagtttgataataaagtacgcgacaGAACGAGTTTGTGGAATTTTTGgagaatttttcggataccTGAGCTAATTTTTatgaattttgaaagttttggcattaaataaattatttaagaaaaaaaaaagtcataaacTTTTGATAATGGCATCACaataattttaacaaaaacaatagcaTCACagtaattttaacaaaaaattgtattaattcGTAATTACGCCTGAAATCTAAGAGATTAAGTCTACTTCATTCTCCTTTGGCTTGGGttttgtgtccttatttgtataaatctaatacaagatgagttttttgttttttgttttttttaatttggtctgttacttgtatgtaattttctatttaaattatagagagcctccactctctatatatatttaggagtgagataactaaaagttataatggataGCCACTTTGGAATCTGGTGCAActgttaaaatagataaaaagttaaacatgttttctaaaatagctaagaagTCAAGATAAAAAGTTTGCTAAAGATGCGCTAATCTTGGGATAATTAAAGATGAATTGAATGTGGCAGGGAAAAATTTCATATAAAATTGGAAGGTGAATGTGGCTGAATTTGTTTATGAATcaaagtttttttatttatttatttttttaaaaattaagGTTTTAATTGTTATGATCAAAAGTTGATGAGTTGTCACCTGTTAAATAACTAATTAGGGGTGGGCATAAATGACCAAAAGACTGAAAAACCCGAAGGAACCGATCCGGACCGaccggttcgggtcgggttttagACTGAAAATAGTTGGTTTCGAGCCGGTTCGGTCCCAACACTCATTCTTGCCGGTCCGGTCCCGGTCCCTGACTTCCGCTGACCTCTTGGACCGGAAAACCCAAACTTCACTAcacaagtaataatgtaatattttttttttatcttttgtaCTTATCCTCTCCCTCTTTTGACGTGTCTTTCTACTCTTCACTCTTCTCAAGACTTCTGGTCTTCCCTATCACTATCAATTCTTATttattctctcttctttcttctctctggcCTCCGCGtcttctttctccttcttttttttttcttcttttttttcgattaacctttcttctttcttctctactAAAGGGGGATGGATATATCAACCGTCCATTCACTTACCTATTGAAGGGGCAATTCAGAGTTATCTCTTCTACTGATGCTATGACCCCAATCAGTACTGGCAGCACTAGAATTTCCGACATCCAGAGCTGGAATTCGACGAAATGGGGACATGCATGTATCTGATAGCTTTTGGCATCAATGTCTAGGTGGTAAGTGTGATCCAGACTTTGATTTTCTTTGATGACAAACAAGTTTGGGATCGATCTGTGCTCTCTAATGTGGTCTCCGACCACCATGCCTCTTCTActtctgttttcagtttttcaaAATTGATAGATTTATCATGTTCTATTGTTTTCGAGTTgatctctctctatatatagagtTTTTTATTGTTGTAAAAATAAAGATTCTTGTTAGTTTTGTGACTAGAAATCATCGAATCAGTGTCGTCTTTCGAGATGAAGAAATCAGCGATATAGAACCGAAAGCCCGGACAAACCGGACCGTTTAGTCCAGGTTCGGGTTTATGCCGGTCCCTGTTTTCAGCAAGTCGAAGCCTGGCCCGAAATTCCTTTCCCGGTTCCGATCCAGGTCCCTGTAAATGCAGTGCCGGTttgggaccgtgcccagccctataACTAATAGCCTGGATGTCACATTTTCAAATTTTACTTGCATCATGGAATGAGTAGAGTGGAGAAAAAACTTGTCTTTTCTactaaaaaagaacaaaaactgTTAAAATAATAGAATTAAGGTTTTAAAATGatcatgataaaaaaaaaacatttgaggTTTCAAACTCAGTGAATTTGCAAGGGTAATAAAGAAAAACCGGTTAGAGTATTTCTGATGTGTAAAGTTCTTTTTAAGTGATCTTCAACGTTTAAGTTCATGATATTGAGATGAGActtatgtacgaagtcatgggttcgagttaCCATGGGgccatgaaaaaaaaatgatattgagatgggacttatttatttttcaagtaTGTAGAGAAATCATATATTgaaacctgaaaaaaaaaatgtttaaatACGTGAACGAAATTATCGGTGAATAAGTTGAGCGAGTGTAATAACGGTACCTTAAATCCTATAGAGTAGTCATCACCAAGTGGTCCACTAGACTTGTTACGAATATCACATATAGAGTGTGTGCTCTTTTATTGTGTCAAAAATGTTTGCTCCTAGAAGGATCAATAATTGAGTTTTGAAGCTGTAAATGATGCATAATAGTTCAAAAATTCAAACAGACAGAGACACATGACTTGGCAAAATCCttcataaaagaaaagaaaaaagaaaaaagaatcaaaacaaGATACATATGCAATTTCACCAACACATCCTTTATTGTCTTTAAAGGATTAATTTGGGTTAGTTGATACTTAACTTTCCAAAAGATCAATTATCTTCTAATTTTAGGAGACTTTTGCTCGCAATGGATCACAGAATAGTCTAGATCAAATGGGACGTCAAAATCACCTAGAGGCACATCAACATATAATTAAAACAGAAATGTGAGAACTTCTACATAAAGTTAGATGAGATAGCAACATCATTATTCTCCATGCTCATGCATAAGTCGATTAAATTAAGCTACAGGAACCCAGATTAGCAAGAGAACAAAAATGAGAGGGTTTAGTTTAAGCCATAAACATGTGTCGGCAGTAGTGCTCCTCCAGAAAGCCAGCCTGGTTTGAATAAACTTATCATGCTTATTAAGGCCTACATGGACAGCAATGGTTGGTGATCCCCCGTCAGAAAATTACAAATTAAAAAACATTCAATCATAATATGATGTTGGAATTTTGTTTTCGAACTCTCTCTATTTGGGTCCAGGCTACCTAGCTGTGAAATATTTTATTCCAACATGTTAAATTCGATTTGGTTTTGTTGGCATATTCTTCGATCTATGTTTCAGTGGTTGGTTTCGTTTTAGCGATCCTCGTGATTAACTTGAACATCACTGTGCTGTGCTTTATGATTCAGCTAATTTAGAAGTAACTGTGTGAGTGAATGAAGTTCTCACTGGCTTTTAAAAGTTGTCAGCTGCAGATTTTGTGTGAATGAAGTATTTAGAGCAACAAGGAAAAGGGAGGTGGCCTTGCTTGTTTAGTAGGGCAGGTATATCCGTATATGTATATTGGACACTCAACTATATCGGAATGAGATGTACGTCTAAAGTTCGACAATTAGGGGTCAAGCCCATATAGTATATCTTTTTCAACATCTTTTTGAAAATTGTGtctatttatttttgtcataaGTATTATATAATTATGTGCTTATCTCTCTTATTACTGTCTAACCTTAGCAATTTAGCATAGCTGCACATGTATGAGGAAATCGAAATAACGTATTAACATATATACTAATAAACAATAGTTAAAGAAAAAACTGTTTTTTGAAACGTACTGATGATTGAGACACAATTTGATAATTTGTTGAATTCCTTCAGCATGAATGAGCCACAGCCACTacaacccaaaaagaaaaagggtaaGGCTCTTCTTCTCTTTATCTAGTCTTGTTCATAGGGCCGGGGCAGAGTCAGTGAGGAGAAAAGAACCATAAGAAATAGTATCTCAATTACTAAATGCAAAACAGCATTCTTCAACTATCAACTACTTTACTAGGATTTCTTGGGCAAAATACAAAGTCCTTATatggacacacacacacacacacagcaaATATCTTTATAGAGAAGAAAGTCAATTTCTGCCCACAAAGTTGAATAATTCAGTAAGGGAGCCTTCTGGGCTATGGAACCACTCAAGACTTGACACATTAATCTTGAATTCTACAGAACCCCTCAAAACCAATGTAGTGAACTCGTGAAACATACATACACAAATACCATTTAGAACGCCTTTGagattcctatatatatagaagaaagaagaagaagaacaaaagaGAGCCAAATATAAACAAAGCAGCAAAGGAGACTAAAAGAAATTTTCTTGAAAACTACGGAATAAATTAGTCACAGATTAAATTTCACCCAGAAAGTAGCGACCTTGCAAACAAACTTAAAATGTCCTAGTATAAAATGCCTCAACTTAGTAACGCCTATGAAAGTCACCCAAAACTCTAATTGTCTGGTCAGACAAAGAGACAAAAAGCTCTCAAGAAGAGGGGCCTTGGCCTCCGGCTTGCCCTTGTGGTTCCAAAAGCATGGGCAACTGACCCAAACATCGTTGATGGGCCCACGTGTCTCTTTAGGGCATTTCCATAATGGATCCATGGTTAAACATGTGGGAGAGCCCAACTAAGCTTAGAAAGGTAACTTAGTCTCCAGGGCTAAGCCCATTAGGGTTCAGTCCCTTCAAAGACTCCATTCATTTCCCATGGGCATTGTTTGGCAGTCTTCATTTTGGGCGCGAAAGCTTCAGAACAACTCTTTAAACCTACCCTAGCCTCTTCTTTATATGTAAGCCTCCAAGGGTCCAATGACTAGTTCTTCATTCTCCAGAGAGGAGAGGCgaggaaagaagagaaaataaaatcgaTCATGTATGTG encodes the following:
- the LOC133725871 gene encoding glucose-6-phosphate 1-dehydrogenase, chloroplastic-like — encoded protein: MALRLGHCSSFLEPNSFKQEALTTKRLLSSWGFQKTSSVQYKRFEIRASASNVQPLNAASLQAGPTANVLDAELVETPANKGFSPILETEKDKSTLSIVVVGASGDLARKKIFPALFALFYDDHLPQNFTIYGYARSVMTDMELRNVISRTLTCRIDKRENCEEKMNQFLKRCFYHSGQYSSEEHFLELDSKLREKEVGRLSNRLFYLAIPPDVFVDATRCAKHRASSENGWTRVIVEKPFGRDTESSRELTRTLKQYLTEDQIFRIDHQLGEELVENLLVLRFSNLVFEPLWSRNYIRSVQLIFSEDFGVEGRGRYFENYGIIRDIMQNHLLQILSLFAMDTPVSLDAEDIRNEKVKVLRSIKPVELKDVVVGQYKRHCEGNLCYPAYTDDPTVSNDSLTPTFAAATMFINNSRWDGVPIMLIAGKALQSKRAEIRVQFRHVPGNLYNRNSGTDLDKATNELVLRIQPEEAVYLKVNNKVPGLGMRLDRSDLNLLYKSRYPREFPDAYERLLLDAMKGERRSFIRSDELEAAWAVFTPLLKELEEKKVVPELYSYGSSGPVGVHYLAAEHNVRLGDFGYGD
- the LOC133725872 gene encoding fasciclin-like arabinogalactan protein 2, which codes for MAPPRPLTSTLALSLSVILLLLLSSTSQAHNITRILAKHPELSTFNHYLTVTHLAAEINRRQTITVLAIDNAAMSAILAKHLSIPTLKNVLSLHVLVDYFGAKKLHQLTGGSTLTASMFQSTGTADGTTGYVNITNLKGGKVGFGTEDNNGKLNSFYQKSVQEIPYNISVLQISQVLTSAEAEAPTAGPSDVNLTSILAKQGCKAFSDMLIATGAAATFQTNVDGGLTVFCPTDAVISAFAPKYKNLTTPQKLALVLYHGIPVYQSLQMLKSSNGVINTLATDKANKYDFTVQNDGEEVSLETKVVTAKITGTVLDQDPLVIYKVNKVLQPKELFKVVKTKAAPAPKEADAPSDDNADAPSEDDADAPSEDDSADAKVDDNGVSGLMKGGRLVVAGFSLCIGVLLM